The genomic window CCTCGCCGGGCGCCTCGGCGGCTTCGGCGGCGCCGTCGTGTGCCTGGACGCCGACGCGGAGGCGGTCTCGCGGCGCCCCGGCACTCCGCCGGAGAGCGGCGTGGGGCCGCGCAGCCTGGCATACGTGATCTACACCTCCGGCTCCACCGGCACCCCCAAGGGCGTGCTCCTGGAGCACGGAGGGCTGTCGAACTACCTCCGGTGGTTCGACGAGACGGTCCTCGGGCCCGAAGGGTTCGTCCTCCCCCTGGTGAGCCGCCTCACCTTCGACGCGCACGTGCGGCAGCTCTTCCCCCCGCTCCTGCGGGGGGAGGCGGTCCGGGTCCTCCCGGAAGCGGCCGCCACCGACCCGGGAGCGCTGCTCCGGGCGATCTCCACGGGAGAGCGGGTCTCCTTCGGGGGCGTCCCCTCGCTGTGGAGCGCGATGCTGGAGCTGGTGTCCTCCGGCCACGCGGCGAAGCCCGCGGGGCTGAAGGCGGTCCTGCTGGGGGGAGAGACGCTCCCGCCGGAGCTGGCGGAACGGACCTTCGCGCACTTCCCGGACGTGGCGCTCTGGAACCACTACGGGCCCACCGAAGCCACGGTCAACACCGCCGTGGCGAGGGTCCGTCCGGGGGCGGCGGTCGGCATCGGGCGGCCGATCGCCAACGTGCGCGTGTACCTGCTGGACGGGGAGGGCGGCCCGGTGCCGGCGGGCGTACCCGGCGAGCTGTACGTGGGCGGCGACGGGGTGGCGCGCGGCTACCTGGGGCAGCCGGGGCGGACGGCCGAGCGATTCCTCCCGGACCCGTTCGCCCCGGTGCCCGGGGCGCGGATGTACCGCTCGGGCGACCGCGCGCGCTGGCGCCTGGACGGCGAGCTGGAGTACCTCGGCCGCGTGGACGAGCAGGTGAAGGTGCGCGGCTTCCGGGTGGAGCCGGGGGAGATCGAGGCAGCGCTGGAGCGGCACCCCGGGGTCCGCCAGGCGGCGGTGGCGGCGCGGGAAGACACGCCGGGGCAGAAGCGCCTGGTGGCGTACGTGGTCGCGGAGCCCGGCGCGGCGGCGCCGCCCGAGGAGCTGCGGGCGCACCTGGCGGCGCGGCTGCCGGAGTACATGGTGCCCGCGGCCTTCGTCCCGATGGAGGTGCTCCCGCTGACCCGGAACGGCAAGCTGGACCGTCGCGCCCTCCCCGCGCCGGAGTGGAGCCCCGGGGAGGCGTACGTGGCCCCGCGCACCCCGGCGGAGGAGATGCTCTGCGGGATCTGGGCGGAAGTGCTGCAGCGGGAGCGGGTCGGCGTGCGGGACGACTTCTTCGCCCTGGGCGGTCACTCCCTCCTCGCGGTACGGCTCCTGGCCCGCGTCGAACAGCTCACCGGCAAGCGGGTCACGGTGGCGGAGCTCTTCGCGGGTCCCGACGTGGAGCGGATGGCCGCGGCGCTTAGCACGGACTCCGTCCGGGAGTCCTCCACGCTGGTGCCGATCCGGACGGGAGGAACGGCGCGCCCGCTCTTCTTCGTCCACGCGGCCGGGGGGAACGTCCTGGGGTACGCGGATCTCGCCCGCCACCTGGGCGCCGGCCAGCCGTTCTACGGCCTGCAGGCGCGGGGGGTGGACGGGGACGAGGCCCCCCGGACCACCGTCGCGGAGATGGCCGCGGACTACCTGGCGGCGGTCCGCACGGTGCAGCCGGAGGGCCCGTTCCGGCTGGGCGGATGGTCCATGGGCGGGATGGTCGCCTTCGAGATGGCGCGGCAGGCCGAAGCCGCGGGCCAGCGGGTGGAGCTCCTCGTCCTGGTGGACCCGCCGTCACCGGGACGGCGGGCCGTCCCCACGGAAGCAGACGAGCCCGGCCTCCTCGCCAGCTTCGCCCGCCACCTGGGCCTGCCCCTGGAGCGGATCGCCCTTTCGCCCGAGGAGATCCTGCGGCACGGGCCCGGGGAGCGGCTGCGCCGCGCGTGGGAGGCGGCGCGCGCCGGGGACGCGCTTCCCCCGGAGCTCGACTTCGCCCGCTTCCGGCGTCTCTGGACGGTCTTCCGGACCAACGTGGCGGCCAGCCGGGCCTACCGGCCGGGGCGCGCCACGGCCGACGTCCTCCTGGTCCAGGCGGAGGACCGGACCACGCCGGCCGCCGCGGATGCGGCCCTCTGGACGGCGCTCACCACCGGGACCGTGCGCAGCGCGACCCTCCCCGGAGACCACTTCACCCTGCTCCGGGAGCCGCACGTCGGGGCGCTCGCCTCCCGGCTGGCGGAGGCCCTCGCGCCCCGCCCCGGAGAGGCGCCGTGACCCGTACCCCTTGCGTGGGGAGCCCCCGCGCGTGCACACTGGTGGGTGACTTCCCGCTCGCGGGAGCCCCACCCGCCGTCCCCCGTCCCCGAATCAGAACGATGGACCCGAGCACCTGGATCAACCCCCGCATCCCCCCGGACCCGCGCTTCCGCTCCATCGGCGTGACCGCCGACGAGATCATCGCCAAGCTCGCCGACGGACGGAAGGTGAGCATCCCGCTCGCCTGGTCCGAGCGCCTCATGGCCGCCACGCGCGAGCAGCGCCACAATGTCCAGATCCTGGACGACGGCGAGCTGGCCCACTGGCCCGACGCGAACGAGTTCCTGAGCGCGCAGGGGATCCTGTTCGGCACCAAGGCGCGGCTGCTGCGCCGCCAG from Longimicrobiaceae bacterium includes these protein-coding regions:
- a CDS encoding DUF2442 domain-containing protein, producing the protein MDPSTWINPRIPPDPRFRSIGVTADEIIAKLADGRKVSIPLAWSERLMAATREQRHNVQILDDGELAHWPDANEFLSAQGILFGTKARLLRRQA
- a CDS encoding amino acid adenylation domain-containing protein, yielding AERVEALRGGGPERVPPPVVPAPRDRPLPLSFAQQRLWFIDQLHPGSSAYNVAFPLRLHGRLDVAAMRRALTALADRHEVLRTVFGTVDGAPVQVVRPPAEVAFPVMDLRGPAEEAREREARRLVAEESARGFDLASGPLMRAGAVRVAEEEWVLLFTLHHIVSDGWSMEVLVREVSALYAAFAAGEEPSLPELPVQYADYAVWQRAWLSGDVLQEHLAFWRESLAGAPPLLELPTDRPRPAVAGYAAGASGFELGAEATAALRALARREGATLFMTLLAAWQLLLSRYAGQEDVVVGTPVAGRDRLETEGLIGFFVNTLVLRTDLSGAGSFRELLHRVRETTLGAYQHQELPFEKLVEELGTGRSLAHTPLFQVMFTHRADTGEELRLGGARVEGIGGAGGTVKFDLLLTQVEAEDTIQGHLAYRADLWEAGSMERLLEHYVRILEEVGAHPERKPAELSLLGAAERTRVLEAWNDTAADRPRACVHEQVAAQAARSPDAPAVVSDAETLTYAELEGRANRLAHHLRALGAGPEARVGLLLERGAATVVAVLAILKAGAAYVALDPAHPDERLRFVLADAGAQAVITCSRLAGRLGGFGGAVVCLDADAEAVSRRPGTPPESGVGPRSLAYVIYTSGSTGTPKGVLLEHGGLSNYLRWFDETVLGPEGFVLPLVSRLTFDAHVRQLFPPLLRGEAVRVLPEAAATDPGALLRAISTGERVSFGGVPSLWSAMLELVSSGHAAKPAGLKAVLLGGETLPPELAERTFAHFPDVALWNHYGPTEATVNTAVARVRPGAAVGIGRPIANVRVYLLDGEGGPVPAGVPGELYVGGDGVARGYLGQPGRTAERFLPDPFAPVPGARMYRSGDRARWRLDGELEYLGRVDEQVKVRGFRVEPGEIEAALERHPGVRQAAVAAREDTPGQKRLVAYVVAEPGAAAPPEELRAHLAARLPEYMVPAAFVPMEVLPLTRNGKLDRRALPAPEWSPGEAYVAPRTPAEEMLCGIWAEVLQRERVGVRDDFFALGGHSLLAVRLLARVEQLTGKRVTVAELFAGPDVERMAAALSTDSVRESSTLVPIRTGGTARPLFFVHAAGGNVLGYADLARHLGAGQPFYGLQARGVDGDEAPRTTVAEMAADYLAAVRTVQPEGPFRLGGWSMGGMVAFEMARQAEAAGQRVELLVLVDPPSPGRRAVPTEADEPGLLASFARHLGLPLERIALSPEEILRHGPGERLRRAWEAARAGDALPPELDFARFRRLWTVFRTNVAASRAYRPGRATADVLLVQAEDRTTPAAADAALWTALTTGTVRSATLPGDHFTLLREPHVGALASRLAEALAPRPGEAP